The Eublepharis macularius isolate TG4126 chromosome 7, MPM_Emac_v1.0, whole genome shotgun sequence sequence ACAACTGTAAAAAATTTAAGAATGAACCAATTTTCAGATTTCCAAGTAGGGCACAACTGTACAGTTATAGATTTGTCTTTACATAAAGCCCAAGAGGAACAGCATAAAAATATGAATGTTTCCATAGCCCCTTCATTTTTGCTGATCAACAGTTTGTTAGAAAAGCAGCTGCAGGTTTGTTATGCAATGTCTGACAGTAGAAGAGTCAACAGGATCCATGAATTCACCTGCAATGCAAGAGTAACTATTAAAATTAAATCACTGTATATTCTAATAACTAGCATCCAGTTATCAAATGCAATGATATTTCATAATTAAATGAACCTCCCTGAACTCTTGTGATAATTGCTATGTTAGCAATACCGGAAATTAACTTTAGATAATGCACTAGATAAAGGGACAagctgaaaaaacaaaaacaaaaaactatGACATTTTATACTTCCCATTGATTTATTCCTGATTTCTCAGATTCATGTTACTGTATGAATTAAAGAACTTTTAAATGTGCTGGCAGGAAATGTAAGTGTCCAAGTATGTCTTTTAGCTCCCTCAGTATCTGAGACAGTAGGTTGATCTGGTCTTTATAGTAGAGTTCTAAATTCAGAACTAGTTAAATGGTACATAATCACCTGCAAATTTTATGCCTGAACATCAGCCAATTCTGGAGGAAGAGGAGTCTTCGGATGCTTGCTCTCAAAGTGCTGTTTGAAGGTCTTGGGATCTGGCATTTGTGTCTGAGCAAGAAGAGAAGGGACCTTTatgtaaaacacacacatacaggaaTGCTCACTCTCCCTGTTCAGTAGAATTGGTGTAGCACTTTGGCTGAACAAGTGCTGCTCCCCAATCTTTGCCATGCTTCATTCCCCGCTTTATTCCACCCACTCATACCTCTTCAGTGTATATCTTCCCCAAAAGCTTGTATGCCTAATTGCATGTGCTGTAGTGAATTACTTTGACTGCTACTTAGCTAGCAATCCTTTCTCAAATGGATggatgtagttttttaaaaatacacaacttTTTGAACACTAGGAAATAAAGTACTATGTAGCTGCATTTTATTTCAGATTCATTATGCACTTTCCCATTATGACAGCTGTGGAATGTTTAGGGTAACTATGCCTATTGCACCTTCACTTGCAGTTCCAGTAAAGCAATTTTACTTTTCACTTAAACTTCTGATTAAGTTTGGCACGCTGCCAAATGCTCCCCAGCACTGGTGACTTTGGTGATATTATCCAATGGCTTGTGTGCCCTTCTCCCATCCCATgcagagcaagattcaagaccCTCATCTTACAAAGTCTGATCTAATCATGATTTGTTGTGACATAAAAATTCAGGCAAATCACAGAAATCTACATTTCATTCTAGAAACATTTTCATCAGTATGGAACCATCTAATCTGCCTTTAAGTCTAAAATGTATATTTTTCTATTGTAGTGAACCCTTAAATGAAAGTCAAACACAAAGTGAGCCAAGAGATCTTTTACTATGTATGTTTGTGTCCTACACACAACTAATATCCAACAGTTAAGATCTATTTTCTATGACAAGGGGTCCCCAAAGTAGTGTCCATGGGCGCAAttgtgcccactgacacctttccatGTGCCTaagcatttttagaaagtggatggggccaggtggggcttttgctcatCAGGACTTCTGAttgtgcagtttttttaaaagcattgctttggcagaagctgcttccacagcacaagaatcacTGTGTGATTGGAGATAagcatagcagccattttgtggctagctCCATCTCCTGCACCAGCCGTTCTGTTGCTGAgctcaccacactgtgtcagaattccaaatgtgcccgcaggctcaaaaaggttgggcatCTCtagccattgcattgaaatcgcaggaggtcatagtccctctctatactgccgtGGTCAGGCCAcgcctggagtactgtgtgcagttctggaggcctcacttcaaaaaggatgtggaaaaatcgagagggtgcagaagagagcaacgagaacgatcaggggtctggagattgagccctacgaggaaaggctgagggccttgggaatgtttagtttggagaagaggagattgaggggggacatgattgctttccttaagtatttgaaaggctgtcatttggaggagggcaaggagctgttccagttggcagcaaaggataggactcaaagcaacgggctcaaattacatgcagaaaggtaccggctggatattaggaaaaactttttcatggtcagagtagttcaaaggtggaatcagctgcctagggaggtggtgagttccccttcactggcagttttcaagaagaggctggatgaatatttgtcatggatgctttaggctcatcctgcattgggcagggggttcgaATAGAAggtttgtatggccccttccaactcagtGGTTCTGTCTATGATAAGCCAATATCTACATGAGCCCACAATATCAGCCCTttttaataattatatataaGATGGGCAATAAATGACCAAGGCATCCACCAAGTCAAGTGCCAGGAAACATGGTCTAAAAACAGGTAGACCTCTGTGTAACTAATGAATGTGACTAAAAACTCCTTAAGAATATTACATAGGGGGAAGAAGCAGTCTCACAGATATGAGGAACCAAGTGCTGTGTAGTTACTCAGTTATGTATCCAGACAATAGATACAGTGCAAGATTTCTGCTTGTGTGAAagctcttgcacaagtggaaacacaagaaagagATCACAGAAACACTTTACACTATGTAAAACCTACTGTATTCCCACATGCATTCCCTCTTGCTCAAGATCTTGTGCAATTTCTGGGCAATATATAGGAGGAAAGTGCTAGATGTTGCACATATTGCACAATCAAAAGAGCAATAAAtatatttacgttatttatagtctgcctttctcattgggactcaaggcggattacagaataATTTAAGACAATCAACTGGataggacatccaataaacagcgTCATAGGATTTTTATTCTAGAcatctggaaccaaccagaaatctgaaaatagaaGTGAAGCAAAGCACAAGTATTatgcattaaacaatgcaaaTTACATATTAGGAGCTTACTTGCAGAAATAGGCAGCATGAACTATACACAGTAGTACATACCACAGTTCCTAAGCTTTTACCTAAGTAGCTTTCTAAGCCATTCTGCCCTGTAAAACTATTACCTGTGTAGATGAgccctcttaaataattcagttttgtgtagtttgtggaaagccgggagagtggctGCCTTCCCAACCTCATCAGACAGGCTATTCGTTAAGTCGGgagccacagagaatgcacatgtacagacagcttttgattttgcccatgatgagcaaagctgctgtggtggggcAGAGGGGGAAGAGGCAGTCTCACAGATAtgaggaaccaaggccatgaaaggctttgtatgctgtagccaataccttaaactgagcctggtaagagatgggcagccaatggagtgactgtggaATGAAAGTAACATGTATGCTCTGTGTAGCTCCTGATACATCATTCTGCACCAACAACAGTCTTcaagttgattttgaggggagatcaaagtgcattacagtagtctagtctcaatgtcacTGTGCCATGGATCCAGGTTGTGTTCTTTtgtgcatcactggatccaagccagcaGATGCTTAATGATTGCTTACCATTGTAAGCTCATATACATTCCATCATGACTCTGTGTTCATTTCTGTTAGGTATAACAGTACACTGCCTCTTGCCTACAAAGCTCCTTAGCTTATTGATCAACTATTTTATCTATCAAATGCCAGTGGCACAGGACACACGACTCCTAAaaagcagcaggagcagccaggagTTACATGACACATACATTTTCATTCTAAACAAGATTATATTGGTTGCTAGACAATCTTTTGATTTAGCAGCACAAAGTGTGCAGCAAATGATCGTGTGGCAGCTAGCCAGTATTGGAGggagcgaggggggggggggcgggttgtacTCATAAAAACAGACATAAGAAAAAGATTGATTATACATAATATACTGCAGGCAGTCTTGCCGTATTGCCTACAGAGAACAAGCATTTGCAGAATCTCTGAAGGGAGATCAGAATCAATGAATAATCCCCTTCCAAAATAATCCCCTGCTGTAACTTGAGAATTTTGTTGGAGATTCTGCTTTCTGTAGAACACAAGTACCCCGGTCTGTTTTACACTTTCACACTGTAAGAGTTCCTCTTATGGACTAAAATTATTGCCACAGGAATATTTTCCTTCAGAGGCTCTTACCCTACAGACAGTGCAGGTGTATATTAGAGCAGCCTTTGCTGCAGCCTTCTGGTCATGgccttgtttctttttctgtccAGCTTGCTTTTTGGCATTTTTTTGCTGTGACTGGATCTTCTGCTGTCCACGAGCCATATCTAAAAAGAGGTGTGACAGTGATTATAGCAGGTAGTTCAattgcagcacaatcctaagcatatttaccCAGAATTAAGTGTCACTATGTTCCTTCAGCAAATACTAAGAATTCAGCATTTTTAGTATTCCTGTAGTACTTAGCATAGTACTAGCTTCCAGTGAGCACTTGCTGGCAATCTGTGGATAATACATTGATGCTTTCCTTTCTTCTGAGGGTTAAGTATCCTAGTGGTCGTTAAtatgtttaaataaaacaaaacaagaactGAGCAGCTAAAAGCCATGCAAATTGGGAAGGGAAAATGAAGAAAACATTTCCCACAGTTAGGGAAGTAAGCTGAAGGAAAAACAAGATAAAGAACTTTATTATCTGTGTCAGCTCATGGAAATGAACACCATTACAAAGAAACCTGTACTACCTGACCATTGTCCACACAACAACAATCAACCAAGCTTAAACTGCCTTGAGCCCTGGGATGCCgggaagaaaggcaggtataTAACTATATTTAGAATGCAACAACATATACAAAAGAGGGCAAAAGAGCCACAGCATGCCCACTAAAGCTACAGGCAAGAAACTTAGAATCCTAGGGCCTGCATAGTTGCCAGAGTAGCATTTGCATCCCTAGTTTTTAAGATACAAATGCACTGCGTCTACTTCCaaatggtggcagcagtgggagcatTAAGTTCATACAAGGCTAGAGTAACATTACAGCAAAAACTAGAAAAGTTCAGGTCAGAACCATACACACTATAAGGCTGTCTACATTATAAACAATGGCTTCTAGTAAAATGTACTGGAACTTTTACATGCTCAGCTATGACATCTGGTAATCAGTATGGATATATCAACAATGCATTTTATGGAGGTAAACGACACCTACTTCAAACAAGGCAgccaaaagattttaaaatgttactgAAATCATTTGTTTCATGTATTAAAGTTTCAGTTATAGCCAGTATCTTCTTAAAAATAAGATGTTTAAAACAGAAATttataaagagaatttatataccacttctccAAAGATTTGCTTGAGGCAGCTAATTAAATGCAATAAtattatatttcttatatttctaTTCTTATAAAGCCTTAACACTGAATCTATATCTCCAGTAATGCAATTGAAAACCTGGTTTTCTGTGTGGCTCTTTTATACAGCAAAATATCAAACA is a genomic window containing:
- the ZNF706 gene encoding zinc finger protein 706; amino-acid sequence: MARGQQKIQSQQKNAKKQAGQKKKQGHDQKAAAKAALIYTCTVCRTQMPDPKTFKQHFESKHPKTPLPPELADVQA